The DNA window ATATATCCATATATTGGATAATAAAATCTATTTCTTCTCGAGTGCAGTTTATTAAATATGCGTTTATTGGCTGCTTAAGAGGAATTTTCATATCAGTTTTTAATATTCTTATTTCAATCAGAATTTTTTTAAACCATTCTACTAAACAATACTGATGCTCGTCATCTAAAGATAAGAATACTTTTTCGGGAAATTTTTCGAGCATAAGTATACTTTTTGTTGTCTTTCCAAATTTTTTTTGAAAACTTTGCCAAATTTCTTCAGTAATAAATGGAACAAAAGGATGTAATATTTTTAATAAATTTTTTAATATAGTGAGTAAAGTATAATATGTACTCTCTAAATATAAAATAATTTTTTCTTTAAAAATCATTTTACTAATTTCTAAATACCAATCACAAAATTGATGCCATATAAATTGATATAAATTATTTGCAGACAAATCAAATCTGAAATTATCTAAATATTTTATATGTAATTCTAAAATTTTATTATATTTATAAAATATCCAATTGTCTAAAGGAGAAAAATAAATTTTATTTTTATCAAAATTTATTTTTTTATTTTCTGTATTTATAAATATGAACCGACTAGCATGCCATAATTTATTGCAAAAATTTTTGCATCCTATTATTTGATTAATTTTAACATTAATATTTCTAGTATTTGCAGCAATAAAAGCCATACTAAAACGCAATGCATCTGCTCCGCATGCTTGGATCCCATTTGGAAATTCTTTTTTTGTAGAATTTTCAATTTCTTTTTTTAAATTTAAATCGTATATATTTTGTGTTCTTTTTTGTAATAATTCGTAAAGCGAAATTCCGTCGATTATATCTATAGGATCAATAACATTTCCTTCAGATTTTGACATCTTTTTTCCGTACTGATCCCTAATAAGTCCAGTAATATAAATTTTATTAAACGGGATATGAGATTTTCCAGATGAATCTTTTACTATATACATAGTTAACATAATCATACGAGCAATCCAAAAATAAATAATATCAAAGCCACTAACTATTATATTTGTAGGATGAAACATATTAAAATATAAAGATTTTTCAGGCCATCCCAATGATACAAAACTCCATACTGCAGAAGAAAACCATGTATCTAATACGTCTTCGTCTTGTACAAGTTTGATATCTGTTTTTATTTTAAATTTTTTTCTTATTTCAGATTCGTTGTTTCCTGCATATGGAACTTGGTTGTTGTCGTACCAAATTGGAATTTGATGACCCCACCATATTTGACGAGATATGCACCAATCTTCAATATTATTCATCCAGCTAAAATATAAATTTTCGTATTGCTTTGGTATAAATTCAATTTTACCGTCTTTAACGGCTTTCATGGCAGTTTTTGCTAAAGATTTCACTTTTAAATACCACTGATGTGTTATCATGGGTTCTAAAATAACATTACTGCGATCTCCTACTGGAAATTTAATTTTTTTCAACTGCACTTTAGTGATATATCCTAATTCTTTTAATTTTTTTATAACTAGTATACGCAATTTATTTTTTTCTATATTATGAAATTCTTCTGGAATATTAATTTTAGAATTTTTAATTATTTTACCTTGATAATCAAATACCTCCGGTAATTCACGCAGATTACCAGAAAATGTAAAAATATTTATCATGTTTAATTTATGTTTTTTACATATATTAAAATCATTAAAATCATGTGCAGGAGTAATCTTTAAGCAACCAGTACCAAGTTCCATATTAACATGAGAGTCTTCTATTATAGGAACAGTACGATTTAACAACGGTACAATAACACATTTTCCAATTAAATTTTGATATCGAGTATCTTCGGGGTTTACTGCAACAGCGACATCGCCAAAAATAGTTTCTGGTCGAGTAGTAGCGACTTCTAAAAAGTTTAGTCCTTCTTTTGTTTTTAAATGATTATCTATTTTATATTTTAAGTGCCACATTTTTGAGTTTTTTTCATAATGTTTGACCTCTAAATCTGATATAACAGTATTTAGTTTTGTATCCCAATATATTAAACGATTCTTTCTATATATTAATTTTTTTTCATATAATCTTAAAAAGATATTACGAATAGATTTTGATGCCTGTTCATCCATTGTAAATCTTAACAAATCAAAATCTGCAGTACATCCTAATCGTTTAATTTGTTTAATAATTAATTTTTCTGCTATTTTTTTCCATTTCCAGGCTTTTCGGAGAAATTCTGTTTTTCCGCAATCAAAACGTGTTTTACGTGCTTGGTATTT is part of the Wigglesworthia glossinidia endosymbiont of Glossina morsitans morsitans (Yale colony) genome and encodes:
- a CDS encoding valine--tRNA ligase codes for the protein MKKNYHPKNVESNSYQIWEKNQCFKTYVNLNKKNFCIILPPPNITGGLHIGHAFQQSIIDILIRYHRMKGKNTLLQLGIDHAGIATQSILENQLKYQARKTRFDCGKTEFLRKAWKWKKIAEKLIIKQIKRLGCTADFDLLRFTMDEQASKSIRNIFLRLYEKKLIYRKNRLIYWDTKLNTVISDLEVKHYEKNSKMWHLKYKIDNHLKTKEGLNFLEVATTRPETIFGDVAVAVNPEDTRYQNLIGKCVIVPLLNRTVPIIEDSHVNMELGTGCLKITPAHDFNDFNICKKHKLNMINIFTFSGNLRELPEVFDYQGKIIKNSKINIPEEFHNIEKNKLRILVIKKLKELGYITKVQLKKIKFPVGDRSNVILEPMITHQWYLKVKSLAKTAMKAVKDGKIEFIPKQYENLYFSWMNNIEDWCISRQIWWGHQIPIWYDNNQVPYAGNNESEIRKKFKIKTDIKLVQDEDVLDTWFSSAVWSFVSLGWPEKSLYFNMFHPTNIIVSGFDIIYFWIARMIMLTMYIVKDSSGKSHIPFNKIYITGLIRDQYGKKMSKSEGNVIDPIDIIDGISLYELLQKRTQNIYDLNLKKEIENSTKKEFPNGIQACGADALRFSMAFIAANTRNINVKINQIIGCKNFCNKLWHASRFIFINTENKKINFDKNKIYFSPLDNWIFYKYNKILELHIKYLDNFRFDLSANNLYQFIWHQFCDWYLEISKMIFKEKIILYLESTYYTLLTILKNLLKILHPFVPFITEEIWQSFQKKFGKTTKSILMLEKFPEKVFLSLDDEHQYCLVEWFKKILIEIRILKTDMKIPLKQPINAYLINCTREEIDFIIQYMDIFCKIFNLKSINFNLKNSKKNLNENPKLIKNVELYLG